The following coding sequences are from one Aethina tumida isolate Nest 87 chromosome 2, icAetTumi1.1, whole genome shotgun sequence window:
- the LOC109603490 gene encoding cytochrome P450 9e2-like yields the protein MLWILISLICMAVTYLYVIKPHKYWKSVGVKQGNPTIFFGDSWGMVSRKQSFTEMVLYLYNMFPNTRYSGFYQFLKPTLILRDPDLIKQMAVKDFDHFMDHRPLVPVESDNIFGKNLVSLRGQKWKDMRATVSPSFTSSKMKMMFGLISECANDFVDHFKQNSNQDVTTIEMKDIFTRFTNDVIATAVFGIEINSLKDKDNEFYVMGRNMTNFSGFWKGIKFLGFFAFPKLFKLLNIKMFSEDEYSFFKSIIVETIKTREEKGILRSDLIQILMEARKGLHKYEDGKSGDIDTGFATVEESEIGKTKKDISLTDDDVTAQALVFFFAGFETVSSLMCFMCYELAVNQDVQDRLREEIQQTLKDCGAKLTYEALMKMKYMDMVVSESLRKWPNAPGTDRICTKPYTIEPVLPDEKPIHLKIDDVIFLPFFGLHRDPQYYPDPDKFDPERFNDENKGNIKPYTYLPFGVGPRSCIGSRFAIMETKAVYFHLLANFKIIPVKESVIPLKICRKSFNLTSENGFWFGLQKL from the exons ATGCTGTGGATATTAATTTCACTGATTTGTATGGCTGTCACATATTTATATGTGATCAAGCCCCACAAATACTGGAAGAGTGTCGGTGTAAAACAAGGCAATCCTACGATTTTCTTTGGTGACAGTTGGGGAATGGTTTCCCGTAAACAAAGCTTCACTGAAATGGTTTTGTATCTCTACAACATGTTTCCAAACActag ATACTCCGGATTTTATCAGTTCTTAAAACCAACTCTTATACTAAGGGACCCAGATCTGATCAAGCAAATGGCAGTCAAAGACTTTGATCATTTCATGGATCATAGACCACTCGTTCCAGTGGAAAGTGATAACATCTTTGGAAAAAATTTAGTCTCCTTAAGAGGTCAAAAATGGAAGGACATGAGAGCGACAGTAAGTCCCTCCTTCACAAGTAGTAAAATGAAGATGATGTTTGGTTTAATTTCCGAATGTGCCAACGACTTTGTTGaccattttaaacaaaatagtaaCCAGGATGTTACTACAATAGAAATGAAGGATATATTTACCAGATTTACCAATGACGTGATAGCAACTGCGGTTTTtggaattgaaattaattcattaaaagacAAAGACAATGAGTTTTATGTCATGGGTAGGAATATGACCAACTTTAGTGGCTTCTGGAAGGGCATAAAGTTTCTAGGATTCTTCGCTtttccaaaattattcaaa TTattgaacattaaaatgtttagtgAAGACGAgtattcatttttcaaaagtataatcgttgaaacaataaaaaccagGGAAGAAAAGGGAATTTTGCGTTCTGATTTGATACAGATTTTAATGGAAGCCAGGAAAGGTTTGCATAAATACGAAGATGGAAAGAGTGGAGATATTGATACCGGTTTTGCAACTGTTGAGGAATCTGAAATTGGCAAAACAAAGAAAGATATTAGTCTAACCGATGATGATGTGACAGCACAGGCTTTGGTTTTCTTTTTTGCTGGTTTTGAAACTGTGTCCTCTTTGATGTGTTTCATGTGTTACGAGTTAGCCGTCAATCAAGATGTCCAAGATAGGCTTAGAGAGGAAATTCAGCAGACACTAAAAGATTGTGGAGCAAAATTAACTTATGAGGCTTTAATGAAAATGAAGTACATGGACATGGTTGTATCag aaagccTTCGAAAGTGGCCCAATGCTCCCGGTACAGACAGAATCTGCACTAAACCTTACACAATCGAACCAGTACTCCCAGACGAAAAACCGATACATTTAAAGATAGACGACGTAATCTTCTTGCCATTTTTCGGCCTTCATAGAGATCCTCAATATTACCCAGATCCAGATAAGTTCGATCCAGAAAGATTCAATGATGAAAACAAAGGCAACATCAAACCCTACACTTATCTGCCTTTCGGAGTTGGGCCAAGAAGCTGTATTGGATCAAGGTTTGCCATTATGGAAACCAAAGCAGTCTACTTCCACCTTTtagctaattttaaaattatacctgTTAAGGAGTCGGTAATTCCGTTGAAAATTTGCAGGAAAAGCTTCAATTTGACTTCTGAAAATGGTTTTTGGTTTGgtctacaaaaattataa
- the LOC126264517 gene encoding odorant receptor 13a-like — translation MCGLSEGRDHSNMILNSIYKIYCLTNKPFYILNLLLVVVEMTMKMDDPQIVGESLSYFALYIIMFVSLLYIQSTDIQKLFKEIDEMEETLSTTSNNSIIEIYGKYSKINIVAGQQIFGVCGTFCFCFAIHHLKILEGKRSFIYYQWYPVDTNRYYWVIAVNQFFFLTVAFFYLMYTKLSVIAFSTYILGRIKVLQHILVGMDDYVKSDSVEDIHESRFNVIKKCVLLHNELIEYVMLVRRHTSTFIMLDFILSSLQLGSVLIALMTNDENVRFVDRVVLWCYLCVNMHIMWVSYYYGNEIIVQSLNISLLVYNELNWYEFNLKCKRGLIIIMAKAQSPLSISIGPLADLSLQAFLTVIRATFSYMTFMKSIYE, via the exons ATGTGCGGCTTAAGTGAAGGACGGGATCActcaaatatgattttaaacagtatttataaaatttactgtttaacTAATAAGcccttttatatattaaatcttttactgGTTGTTGTTGAAATGACGATGAAAATGGATGATCCCCAAATTGTGGGGGAAAGTTTGAGTTATTTTGCcctgtatattattatgtttgttaGTTTGTTGTATATACAGTCCACGGACATTCAGAAGTTGTTTAAAGAAATTGATGAAATGGAAGAAACGTTGTCCACGACGTCAAACAACagtataatagaaatttatggaaaatatagtaaaataaatatagttgcTGGACAACAAATTTTCGGTGTTTGTGGAACATTTTGCTTTTGTTTCGCAATACACCACCTCAAAATTTTAGAAGGAAAGCGGTCCTTTATATATTATCAGTGGTACCCGGTGGACACCAACAGATATTATTGGGTCATAGCTGTTAACCAGTTCTTCTTTTTGACAGTGGCTTTTTTTTATCTGATGTACACTAAATTGTCTGTTATTGCTTTTTCCACCTACATTTTAGGACGCATAAAAgttttacaacatattttgGTTGGAATGGACGATTATGTTAAATCTGACTCAGTAGAAGACATACATGAATCTCGGTTTAATGTCATTAAAAAGTGTGTTTTACTTCATAACGAACTCATAGA atatGTTATGTTAGTAAGGCGACACACAAGCACATTCATTATGTTGGATTTCATCCTATCATCTTTACAACTGGGTTCTGTCCTAATTGCTCTAATGACCAATGATGAA aatgttaGATTTGTGGACAGAGTTGTTCTTTGGTGTTACTTATGTGTAAATATGCACATCATGTGGGTCTCTTATTATTATGGAAACGAAATTATTGTAcag aGCCTTAACATATCGTTGTTGGtctataatgaattaaattggtACGAATTCAACTTAAAATGTAAACGAGGACTCATCATAATTATGGCTAAGGCCCAATCACCACTTTCTATAAGTATTGGTCCACTTGCCGATTTATCTCTTCAAGCTTTTTTGACG gtaATTCGTGCCACATTTTCTTACATGACATTCATGAAAAGTATTTATGAATAA
- the LOC109603485 gene encoding coiled-coil domain-containing protein 39 isoform X2: MTSSKMSASHKKSLAVYCNTFTPSNNRYSLERQFINKKKRFTLLTKEIHEKQRSGLEMYESLMVIKHKLKELDKQVQLKELKLVNIDIDKDILEDDTKSVKIECRENLRYSIQMMLEQLVEIFHNLLNDTTSISTMLETDETSELMDDNLLKQKGSEMKKQLDLVVEVQKKKFEDIVCKWKTLVSNKPEEEKMGGHHVIHQIGNNRHKKLLEATMKYGKTIKELEKKIKDLNDDIVLERKSSLEQKNRNCINNESIKIIKAKMRTLETNVKEEEEKNSNLTKKLQAIKSIHKSKEEQWLKEKEELKNIMKQQKETLEKITKERNQFEARCKEVEEKSKQTEKLIVEINELKSQVVGLNNKLEKEKEVRNQRELMNLNNSVEEGREDKVSSAYNLQPEDTEYLCAFENTEEGTEECYDVEYYIIMESWKQTNKEISRISKESNDLMNQFLQLTKLMEMEKQLIVKENGDFEGVTKKAILDLTEMQIQLILRDNTIEQLKKSQDKLLAEKINNEKEIKGLREKMYLRDRKLLELWNRKTYSKILKTEYNCSLKIVIPKSLERL, encoded by the exons ATGACGTCCTCTAAAATGTCAGCATCTCATAAAAAATCCCTGGCAGTATATTGCAACACGTTCACACCGTCCAACAACAGATACTCCTTGGAgagacaatttattaataagaaaaagcGTTTTACATTATTGACTAAAGAGATTCATGAGAAGCAACGGTCAGGTCTTGAAATGTATGAAAGCTTGATGGTTATTAAGCACAAATTGAAGGAATTAGACAAGCAAGTTCAGTTGAAAGAGTTAAAACTGGTTAATATAGACATTGACAAAGACATTTTAGAAGATGATACTAAAAGCGTTAAAATTGAGTGTCGAGAGAACTTAAGATATTCCATACAAATGATGCTAGAGCAGTTGGTGGAAATATTTCATAACTTATTAAATGATACCACTTCTATATCAACTATGTTAGAAACAGATGAAACATCTGAGTTAATGGATGACAACCTGTTAAAGCAGAAGGGGTCGGAAATGAAGAAGCAGTTGGATTTAGTAGTTGAAGTGCAGAAAAAGAAATTTGAGGATATTGTGTGCAAATGGAAGACATTGGTGTCCAACAAACCAGAAGAAGAGAAAATGGGTGGTCACCATGTTATACATCAAATTGGAAACAACCGGCATAAGAAGTTATTAGAAGCAACCATGAAATATGGAAAAACCATCAAAGAACTCGAGAAGAAAATTAag GATTTAAATGATGACATTGTACTCGAAAGGAAATCCTCATTGGAGCAGAAAAATCGAAActgtattaataatgaaagcataaaaataataaaagctaAAATGCGTACTCTAGAAACAAATGTTAAAGAAGAGGAAGAAAAAAATTCGAACCTTACTAAAAAGCTACA gGCAATTAAAAGCATACATAAGTCGAAGGAAGAACAGTGGCTAAAGGAAAAAGAAGagctgaaaaatattatgaaacaaCAAAAGGAAACTCTAGAGAAAATTACCAAAGAGAGGAATCAGTTCGAAGCTAG atgcAAAGAAGTGGAAGAGAAGAGTAAACAAACGGAGAAATTGATCGTTGAAATTAATGAGCTAAAATCTCAAGTTGTTGGATTGAATAACAAactagaaaaagaaaaagaagttCGAAATCAAAGAGAGTTGATGA ATTTGAATAACTCAGTGGAGGAAGGACGTGAAGACAAGGTCTCATCAGCATATAATCTCCAACCAGAAGATACTGAATATCTATGTGCTTTTGAGAATACCGAAGAAGGCACAGAa GAATGCTATGAcgttgaatattatattataatggaATCTtggaaacaaacaaacaaggAAATCTCAAGGAT atctaaggaatctaatgATCTGATGAACCAGTTTCTCCAACTGACGAAGCTAATGGAAATGGAGAAGCAGCTTATTGTAAAGGAAAACGGTGATTTTGAAGGAGTCACTAAGAAGGCAATTCTGGATCTAACTGAAATGCAAATTCAACTTATATTACGTGATAATACTATAGAGCAGCTTAAGAAATCACAGGATAAGTTACTTGcagaaaaa ATAAACAATGAGAAGGAGATCAAAGGTTTGAGAGAAAAAATGTACCTACGTGATCGaaaattattggaattatGGAACCGTAAAACGTACTCAAAGATATTGAAGACAGAATATAATTgcagtttaaaaattgtgattcCTAAATCATTAGAACGGTTGTAG
- the LOC109603493 gene encoding single-strand selective monofunctional uracil DNA glycosylase: MLRRKLFHDEQAPSSKAIKLNDNQVSETSKYFTPSYPDQILKIQLNLNQLLAKLNFIEGKIHYVYNPLEYAFDTNEMYIRKYCTSRKQVVFVGMNPGPYGMCQTGVPFGDVSMVRDWLQLSGDVNKPLTECPNRPIQGFQCTRKEQSGHKFWTLLKEICGTPETFFKKCFVYNYCPLAFMKADGGNVTPSEIKGDQKKTLETACDAAFFEIIELLSPEIIVAVGEYSERKANTLLKVCSPPLGNIRIVRLPHPSPRALNNQNWPEKARQFFEENNLLPYLKNE; the protein is encoded by the exons ATGTTACGAAGGAAATTATTCCATGATGAACAAGCTCCTTCAAGCaaagctataaaattaaacgataATCAAGTATCAGAAACATCTAAGTACTTTACTCCATCTTACCCCGatcagattttaaaaatccaacTAAACTTAAATCAGTTGTTGGCAAAATTGAACTTTATTGAAGGTAAAATACATTACGTATATAACCCCCTGGAATATGCCTTCGACACAAATGAAATGTACATCAGAAAATATTGCACATCAAGAAAGCAAGTAGTATTTGTTGGTATGAACCCAGGCCCTTATGGCATGTGCCAGACGGGCGTTCCTTTTGGTGATGTTAGTATGGTTCGTGATTGGTTACAATTATCCGGGGACGTAAATAAACCCCTAACAGAATGTCCCAACAGACCAATTCAGGGGTTTCAGTGCACTCGAAAGGAACAGAGTGGTCATAAATTCTGGACGTTGCTGAAGGAAATTTGTGGCACACCTGAGACTTTTTTCAAGAAAtgctttgtttataattattgtccGTTAGCTTTTATGAAGGCGGATGGTGGAAATGTGACACCATCTGAGATTAAG GGAGACCAAAAGAAAACTCTAGAAACAGCCTGCGACGCCGCCTTTTTCGAGATAATAGAACTCCTGAGCCCGGAAATAATTGTCGCCGTTGGCGAATACTCAGAAAGAAAGGCCAACACGTTGTTAAAAGTGTGCAGTCCACCGCTGGGCAACATCAGAATAGTGCGACTGCCACATCCGAGTCCTCGGGCACTGAACAACCAAAACTGGCCGGAGAAGGCTAGACAATTTTTTGAGGAGAACAACTTGTTgccctatttaaaaaatgagtgA
- the LOC109603497 gene encoding odorant receptor 30a produces MDDPEVLSESLSYIALYIIMFVSLMYIQSKSVQRLFKQIDEMEETIFKMSNKNIKDIYGKYSRINIVAGKQIFYVLGAMCFCLGVHHLKILERKHSFIYYQWYPIDTEKYYWFVAFNQSCFLTVAFFYMAYTKLSPIAFSTYILGRIKVLQHILVGLDDYAKLQPDQDIHESRFRVIKKCVSMHNDVIEYVTLIRSHTSTFIMLDFMLSSFQLGSALIVLMSNDQNIRLVDKSILLWYLLINIYIMWVTYYYGNEIIVQSLNVSVLAYNKLNWYDFSPKCKLALIMIMAKAQTPLAISIGPLADLSLQAFLTVIRATFSYMTFIKSIYE; encoded by the exons ATGGATGATCCTGAGGTGCTGAGCGAAAGTTTGAGCTACATTGCTTTGTACATCATTATGTTCGTTAGTTTGATGTACATACAATCAAAGAGTGTTCAGAGATTGTTCAAGCAAATTGATGAAATGGAAGaaactattttcaaaatgtcgaacaaaaatataaaagatatttatggAAAATACAGCAGAATAAACATTGTTGCtggcaaacaaattttttacgtGCTTGGAGCAATGTGCTTTTGTTTAGGTGTGCACCaccttaaaatattagaaaggAAACACTCCTTTATATACTATCAGTGGTACCCGATCGACACCGAAAAGTACTACTGGTTCGTCGCCTTCAATCAGAGCTGCTTTTTGACCGTTGCCTTCTTCTACATGGCGTACACAAAACTGTCCCCCATTGCTTTTTCCACCTACATTTTAGGGCGCATAAAAGTGCTGCAGCACATTTTGGTCGGGTTGGACGATTATGCTAAATTACAGCCCGACCAAGACATACATGAATCACGGTTTCGTGTAATTAAAAAGTGCGTTTCTATGCATAACGATGTTATAGA aTATGTTACTTTAATAAGGAGTCACACAAGTACTTTTATTATGTTGGATTTCATGTTATCATCCTTTCAACTGGGTTCAGCTCTTATTGTTTTGATGTCGAATGACCAA aatattagaCTTGTGGACAAATCTATTCTTTTGTGGTActtacttataaatatttatatcatgtGGGTCACTTATTATTATGGGAACGAAATCATTGTGCag AGCCTCAATGTATCTGTGTTGgcgtataataaattaaactggtACGACTTCAGCCCAAAATGTAAACTGGCACTTATCATGATAATGGCCAAAGCTCAGACACCACTTGCTATAAGTATTGGTCCCCTGGCTGATTTATCCTTGCAGGCTTTTTTAACA GTAATTCGTGCAACCTTTTCTTACATGACattcataaaaagtatttatgaataa
- the LOC109603492 gene encoding integrator complex subunit 11 — protein sequence MPDIKVTPLGAGQDVGRSCLLLSMGGKNIMLDCGMHMGYNDERRFPDFTYISPDGPLTPFIDAVIISHFHLDHCGALPYMSEMVGYSGPIYMTHPTKAIAPILLEDMRKVSVEKKGDQNFFTSQMIKDCMKKVVAVTLHQSVMVDSELEIKAYYAGHVLGAAMFWVRVGSQSIVYTGDYNMTPDRHLGAAWVDKCRPDLLISESTYATTIRDSKRCRERDFLKKVHECIDRGGKVLIPVFALGRAQELCILLETYWERMNLKAPVYFALGLTEKANNYYKMFITWTNQKIRKTFVQRNMFDFKHIKPFDRQYIDNPGPMVVFATPGMLHAGLSLQIFKKWAPSENNMVIMPGFCVQGTVGHKILNGAKRIEFENRMVVEVKMAVEYMSFSAHADAKGIMQLIQYCEPRNVMLVHGEAEKMEFLKEKIHQEFKIKCYNPANGETAIITTPVKIPIDVSLPLLKKEAKKYSLLPPDPKRRRTIHGVLLMKDSSVSMMEVDEACREAGIVRHIVRFTSTVHINDSGSASATAHKLHDFIKEKLPQWNVTFSEGEISVESVLVKVEGDEDDQKSVYVSWTNQDEDLGSYILSILNNMGK from the exons atgccGGACATAAAAGTAACTCCACTTGGCGCCGGCCAAGATGTAGGCAGAAGCTGCTTACTACTTTCAATGGGCGGTAAGAACATCATGCTGGACTGCGGAATGCACATGGGTTACAACGATGAACGAAGGTTCCCAGACTTCACATACATAAGTCCCGATGGGCCACTTACACCTTTCATCGATGCTGTCATCATATCTCATTTCCATTTGGATCACTGCGGTGCCCTTCCTTATATGTCTGAGATGGTGGGTTACAGTGGGCCGATCTATATGACCCACCCCACCAAAGCCATAGCCCCCATTCTGCTGGAGGACATGAGGAAAGTCTCTGTGGAGAAAAAAGGCGACCAGAACTTCTTCACCTCACAAATGATCAAGGACTGTATGAAGAAAGTGGTGGCTGTCACTTTACATCAATCCGTCATGGTGGATAGTGAGTTAGAAATCAAAGCCTATTATGCTGGACATGTACTTGGAGCAGCCATGTTTTGGGTCCGAGTTGGTTCTCAGTCAATTGTTTACACTG gtGATTATAATATGACTCCAGATAGACATTTGGGGGCAGCCTGGGTGGATAAGTGTCGACCAGACTTACTGATATCTGAGTCAACCTACGCCACCACAATACGTGATTCCAAACGATGTCGAGAAAGGGATTTCCTGAAAAAAGTCCATGAATGTATAGACCGAGGTGGAAAGGTTTTAATCCCTGTATTCGCCCTCGGTAGGGCGCAGGAATTGTgtatattattagaaacttATTGGGAACGTATGAATCTGAAAGCCCCAGTTTATTTTGCCTTAGGTTTAACAGAGAAAGCCAAcaattactataaaatgttcataaCTTGGACTAATCAGAAAATTAGGAAGACTTTTGTGCAAAGGAATATGTttgatttcaaacatattaaacCATTTGACAGGCAATATATTGATAATCCTGGTCCTATGGTGGTTTTTGCTACTCCTGGTATGCTTCACGCAGGCTTAAGTTTACAGATATTCAAGAAATGGGCCCCATCAGAGAACAACATGGTCATCATGCCTGGATTTTGTGTACAAGGCACAGTTGGGCACAAAATTCTTAATGGGGCAAAGAGAATAGAATTTGAAAACCGTATGGTGGTTGAAGTTAAAATGGCTGTGGAATATATGAGCTTCTCTGCCCATGCTGATGCTAAAG GTATAATGCAGCTGATTCAATATTGTGAGCCCCGCAATGTGATGTTAGTGCACGGCGAGGCCGAAAAAATGGAGTTCCTGAAAGAGAAGATCCACCAGGAGTTCAAAATCAAATGCTACAATCCGGCGAACGGCGAAACAGCAATCATTACGACCCCAGTCAAGATTCCGATCGACGTGTCTTTGCCATTGCTGAAGAAGGAAGCGAAGAAATACAGTCTCCTGCCACCAGATCCGAAGCGTCGCAGGACCATTCACGGGGTTCTGCTGATGAAGGACAGTAGTGTAAGCATGATGGAAGTGGACGAGGCGTGCAGAGAAGCTG GCATTGTTCGGCATATAGTCCGGTTTACGTCTACAGTTCACATAAATGATTCGGGTTCTGCTTCTGCAACTGCACACAAACTTCACGATTTCATTAAGGAAAAATTGCCCCAATGGAACGTAACGTTTTCAGAAGGTGAAATATCTGTTGAGTCGGTACTGGTTAAAGTTGAAGGAGACGAGGACGATCAGAAAAGTGTATACGTTTCTTGGACCAACCAAGACGAAGATTTAGGGAgctatattttaagtatacttaataatatgggaaaataa
- the LOC109603494 gene encoding tRNA-specific adenosine deaminase 2, with protein sequence MSDTANDLTDEEVGFMDKAFSYAYEALAEKEVPVGCILVYNNEIRGVGRNTVNETKNATRHAELNCIDQLYEYCTSNSLDHKKVFSETSVYVTVEPCIMCAAALYDLGIKNVVYGCKNDRFGGQTVFNVAQVLNTRTVVKGGHRSEEALNLLKEFYDGVNPNAPPSKVKVRGKKC encoded by the coding sequence atgagtgATACTGCAAACGACTTGACTGACGAAGAGGTGGGGTTCATGGACAAAGCATTCTCCTACGCTTACGAAGCGTTGGCAGAAAAAGAAGTGCCAGTCGGTTGTATTTTGGTGTACAACAACGAAATACGTGGCGTTGGTCGCAACACCGtcaatgaaacaaaaaatgcCACAAGGCACGCCGAACTAAACTGCATAGATCAATTATACGAATATTGCACTTCTAACAGTCTGGACCACAAAAAGGTGTTTTCAGAGACTTCTGTATATGTAACAGTAGAGCCTTGTATAATGTGTGCTGCAGCCCTGTATGATTTGGGCATCAAAAACGTGGTTTATGGATGCAAAAATGATCGATTTGGTGGACAAACGGTTTTTAATGTGGCTCAGGTTTTAAACACAAGGACGGTTGTTAAAGGGGGCCACAGAAGTGAAGAGGCACTTAATTTGTTGAAAGAATTTTATGATGGTGTTAATCCAAACGCCCCACCTTCAAAAGTCAAAGTTAGGGGGaagaaatgttaa
- the LOC109603485 gene encoding coiled-coil domain-containing protein 39 isoform X1: protein MTRMTSSKMSASHKKSLAVYCNTFTPSNNRYSLERQFINKKKRFTLLTKEIHEKQRSGLEMYESLMVIKHKLKELDKQVQLKELKLVNIDIDKDILEDDTKSVKIECRENLRYSIQMMLEQLVEIFHNLLNDTTSISTMLETDETSELMDDNLLKQKGSEMKKQLDLVVEVQKKKFEDIVCKWKTLVSNKPEEEKMGGHHVIHQIGNNRHKKLLEATMKYGKTIKELEKKIKDLNDDIVLERKSSLEQKNRNCINNESIKIIKAKMRTLETNVKEEEEKNSNLTKKLQAIKSIHKSKEEQWLKEKEELKNIMKQQKETLEKITKERNQFEARCKEVEEKSKQTEKLIVEINELKSQVVGLNNKLEKEKEVRNQRELMNLNNSVEEGREDKVSSAYNLQPEDTEYLCAFENTEEGTEECYDVEYYIIMESWKQTNKEISRISKESNDLMNQFLQLTKLMEMEKQLIVKENGDFEGVTKKAILDLTEMQIQLILRDNTIEQLKKSQDKLLAEKINNEKEIKGLREKMYLRDRKLLELWNRKTYSKILKTEYNCSLKIVIPKSLERL from the exons ATG aCCAGGATGACGTCCTCTAAAATGTCAGCATCTCATAAAAAATCCCTGGCAGTATATTGCAACACGTTCACACCGTCCAACAACAGATACTCCTTGGAgagacaatttattaataagaaaaagcGTTTTACATTATTGACTAAAGAGATTCATGAGAAGCAACGGTCAGGTCTTGAAATGTATGAAAGCTTGATGGTTATTAAGCACAAATTGAAGGAATTAGACAAGCAAGTTCAGTTGAAAGAGTTAAAACTGGTTAATATAGACATTGACAAAGACATTTTAGAAGATGATACTAAAAGCGTTAAAATTGAGTGTCGAGAGAACTTAAGATATTCCATACAAATGATGCTAGAGCAGTTGGTGGAAATATTTCATAACTTATTAAATGATACCACTTCTATATCAACTATGTTAGAAACAGATGAAACATCTGAGTTAATGGATGACAACCTGTTAAAGCAGAAGGGGTCGGAAATGAAGAAGCAGTTGGATTTAGTAGTTGAAGTGCAGAAAAAGAAATTTGAGGATATTGTGTGCAAATGGAAGACATTGGTGTCCAACAAACCAGAAGAAGAGAAAATGGGTGGTCACCATGTTATACATCAAATTGGAAACAACCGGCATAAGAAGTTATTAGAAGCAACCATGAAATATGGAAAAACCATCAAAGAACTCGAGAAGAAAATTAag GATTTAAATGATGACATTGTACTCGAAAGGAAATCCTCATTGGAGCAGAAAAATCGAAActgtattaataatgaaagcataaaaataataaaagctaAAATGCGTACTCTAGAAACAAATGTTAAAGAAGAGGAAGAAAAAAATTCGAACCTTACTAAAAAGCTACA gGCAATTAAAAGCATACATAAGTCGAAGGAAGAACAGTGGCTAAAGGAAAAAGAAGagctgaaaaatattatgaaacaaCAAAAGGAAACTCTAGAGAAAATTACCAAAGAGAGGAATCAGTTCGAAGCTAG atgcAAAGAAGTGGAAGAGAAGAGTAAACAAACGGAGAAATTGATCGTTGAAATTAATGAGCTAAAATCTCAAGTTGTTGGATTGAATAACAAactagaaaaagaaaaagaagttCGAAATCAAAGAGAGTTGATGA ATTTGAATAACTCAGTGGAGGAAGGACGTGAAGACAAGGTCTCATCAGCATATAATCTCCAACCAGAAGATACTGAATATCTATGTGCTTTTGAGAATACCGAAGAAGGCACAGAa GAATGCTATGAcgttgaatattatattataatggaATCTtggaaacaaacaaacaaggAAATCTCAAGGAT atctaaggaatctaatgATCTGATGAACCAGTTTCTCCAACTGACGAAGCTAATGGAAATGGAGAAGCAGCTTATTGTAAAGGAAAACGGTGATTTTGAAGGAGTCACTAAGAAGGCAATTCTGGATCTAACTGAAATGCAAATTCAACTTATATTACGTGATAATACTATAGAGCAGCTTAAGAAATCACAGGATAAGTTACTTGcagaaaaa ATAAACAATGAGAAGGAGATCAAAGGTTTGAGAGAAAAAATGTACCTACGTGATCGaaaattattggaattatGGAACCGTAAAACGTACTCAAAGATATTGAAGACAGAATATAATTgcagtttaaaaattgtgattcCTAAATCATTAGAACGGTTGTAG